The following proteins are encoded in a genomic region of Sorangiineae bacterium MSr12523:
- a CDS encoding OPT/YSL family transporter — protein sequence MPSPKQEAQKEEQKEAQKEAQDPELRWLREVYQPGAVQLTVRAVITGMFLGGVMCLSNLYVFLKTGWSLAVTVTACILAFAIYRLLAAMRITKREFSVLENNAMGSVASAAGFMTGGGNMSAVPALLLLTGIRPDSIPLMVWFAVIAAMGVFVAIPLKRQLINIDKLAFPTGTATAETLKSLHHHGGATNKARYLIRAGMIGAVIAFFRDAKTRWLPFNLPAHFGLPFKIGGVPAEKWTLSLDGSLILFGAGALMSFKTGWSLLLGAILNYGVLGPAMYSRGAIESVVYRNIVQFTLWPAAALLVSSNMLSFAFQWRSIARSFGSVVALFRKRKEGEVDPLADVECPTWWFPVGFLALAPLAVVLMMWLFQVPLWAALIALPLTFVVGIVGSRVTGETDITPTKAMGPMTQLIFGALLPGNVVANVMTANVTAGVGLHSADLLTDLKSGYLLGANPRKQLFAQLFGVVAGAAVVVPAYNLLVPTAEVIGSTQFPAPSVLVWAGVSRALSLGIGGLHPMARTAIGVAFALGIAITLLERWAPKSLKPYIPSASGVGMAMVVPGSNSIAMFIGASIAEFMRRRHPRVAEQTVVPISSGFIAGESLMGIAIAILIATGVLSK from the coding sequence ATGCCGTCACCGAAGCAGGAAGCGCAGAAGGAAGAGCAGAAGGAAGCGCAGAAGGAAGCGCAGGACCCGGAGCTGCGTTGGCTTCGTGAGGTCTATCAGCCGGGCGCGGTGCAGCTCACCGTGCGCGCGGTCATCACGGGGATGTTCCTCGGTGGCGTGATGTGCCTGTCGAACCTGTACGTCTTCTTGAAGACGGGCTGGAGCCTCGCCGTCACCGTCACCGCGTGCATCCTCGCGTTTGCGATTTATCGCCTTCTCGCGGCCATGCGCATCACCAAGCGTGAGTTCTCCGTGCTCGAGAACAACGCCATGGGGTCGGTGGCCTCGGCCGCGGGCTTCATGACCGGCGGCGGGAACATGTCCGCCGTGCCTGCTCTTCTTCTGCTCACGGGCATTCGCCCGGACAGCATCCCGCTGATGGTCTGGTTCGCGGTCATCGCGGCCATGGGCGTCTTCGTGGCCATTCCGCTCAAGCGACAACTCATCAACATCGACAAATTGGCCTTCCCGACGGGGACGGCGACCGCCGAGACGTTGAAGTCGTTGCACCACCACGGCGGTGCGACCAACAAAGCGCGTTACCTCATTCGCGCAGGCATGATTGGCGCGGTCATCGCGTTCTTTCGCGATGCAAAAACGCGCTGGCTCCCCTTCAATCTGCCGGCGCACTTTGGATTGCCCTTCAAGATAGGCGGCGTCCCCGCGGAGAAATGGACGCTCTCCCTCGACGGCAGCTTGATCCTCTTTGGCGCCGGCGCGCTCATGAGCTTCAAGACGGGTTGGTCGCTGCTGCTTGGCGCTATTTTGAATTACGGCGTGCTGGGCCCGGCCATGTACTCGCGGGGGGCCATCGAGAGCGTCGTCTACAGGAACATCGTGCAATTCACCTTGTGGCCGGCGGCGGCGCTGTTGGTCTCGAGCAACATGCTTTCCTTTGCATTCCAGTGGCGAAGCATCGCGCGCTCCTTCGGCAGCGTGGTCGCCCTGTTTCGCAAGCGCAAAGAAGGAGAAGTCGACCCGCTCGCCGATGTCGAGTGCCCCACGTGGTGGTTCCCCGTCGGGTTCCTCGCGCTGGCGCCCCTCGCGGTCGTTCTCATGATGTGGCTCTTTCAGGTGCCGCTTTGGGCCGCGCTCATCGCCTTGCCGCTGACGTTCGTCGTGGGCATCGTCGGATCGCGCGTCACGGGTGAAACGGACATTACGCCGACCAAAGCCATGGGGCCGATGACGCAGCTCATTTTCGGTGCGCTCTTGCCAGGCAACGTGGTGGCGAACGTCATGACGGCGAACGTGACCGCGGGCGTGGGGCTGCACAGCGCCGATCTGCTCACCGATTTGAAAAGCGGTTATTTGCTTGGCGCCAATCCGCGCAAGCAGCTTTTCGCGCAATTGTTCGGCGTGGTCGCCGGCGCTGCGGTGGTCGTTCCCGCGTACAACCTGCTGGTGCCCACGGCCGAAGTCATTGGCTCGACGCAGTTCCCCGCGCCCAGCGTCCTCGTATGGGCCGGCGTGTCACGGGCGCTCTCGCTGGGCATTGGCGGGCTTCATCCAATGGCGCGAACGGCGATTGGCGTGGCCTTCGCCCTCGGCATTGCCATCACCTTGCTCGAGCGCTGGGCGCCGAAGAGCCTCAAGCCGTACATCCCGTCGGCGTCCGGCGTGGGCATGGCCATGGTCGTTCCGGGCTCCAATTCGATCGCCATGTTCATTGGCGCGTCCATTGCGGAGTTCATGCGCCGGCGGCATCCGCGGGTCGCCGAACAGACGGTCGTGCCCATCAGCTCGGGGTTCATTGCAGGTGAAAGCTTGATGGGCATTGCCATCGCTATATTGATTGCCACCGGCGTCCTTTCCAAATAG
- the ggt gene encoding gamma-glutamyltransferase, with amino-acid sequence MTKWLTLSLIPLVALTGFVACDDSTQVSAPPDGGAPDAAASFDVLANPPTPAATAVGRGGAAATVDVRATLAAIEILKRGGNAIDASVAAAAVLGVTDPFSCGIGGGGFMVIYLAKENRFVTIDHREKAPKAQTPSLFYPGGQRLDTNEIIASGLSVGVPGTLRGWEEALRRYGKKTLGEVMQPGIFVAEHGFVVDSTFVDQTKRNQARFQRVSSARKLYLTDAGEPHAVGDLFKNPELGATYRKIAEGGTRVFYEGEVGQKIVDAVRQPPEANPPLRAGVMTMEDLANYDARVRLPVESTYRGHTVIGMPAPSSGGMTLAETLNILTPFSANGDRELHLHRYIEASRLAFADRNAYDGDPEYVDVPMQGMLSMGFADSRRAVITDKAGTGSAKAGNPYAFQSDPSPSGPPAQTPALDTSPGGATRETTHITVTDSEGNIVSYTFTIEFEGGSSIVVPGLGFLLNNELTDFDIPTDPNAKAANILEPGKRPRSSMTPTLIFKDGKPRIAVGSPGGSTIITTVGQTLINYFDFNMPLAQALAEPRVSERNIVVTPGTDTKSTAEPAFINSDIGAALKARGHQFVETAEIGAATGIQFNDDGTVTAVAEPVRRGGGSAMVVSP; translated from the coding sequence ATGACGAAATGGCTTACCCTCTCGCTGATCCCGCTGGTGGCGCTCACTGGGTTCGTCGCGTGCGACGACTCCACGCAGGTCTCCGCCCCGCCCGATGGCGGCGCGCCCGATGCGGCGGCGTCGTTCGACGTGTTGGCCAACCCGCCCACGCCGGCGGCAACGGCCGTGGGGCGAGGTGGCGCGGCCGCCACGGTCGACGTGCGCGCGACCTTGGCTGCCATTGAAATTCTGAAGCGCGGTGGAAATGCCATTGACGCAAGCGTGGCCGCCGCCGCGGTTCTCGGCGTCACCGATCCGTTTTCGTGCGGCATCGGCGGGGGCGGCTTCATGGTCATCTACTTGGCCAAGGAAAACCGATTCGTCACCATCGATCATCGCGAAAAGGCGCCCAAGGCGCAGACGCCGTCGCTCTTTTATCCAGGCGGCCAGCGTCTCGATACGAACGAGATCATTGCCAGCGGCCTCTCCGTGGGCGTGCCCGGCACCCTGCGCGGTTGGGAAGAGGCCTTGCGGCGCTATGGAAAGAAGACGCTCGGGGAGGTGATGCAGCCCGGCATTTTCGTGGCGGAACACGGCTTCGTCGTCGACTCCACCTTCGTCGACCAGACGAAACGCAACCAGGCCCGGTTTCAACGCGTCTCCAGCGCGCGCAAACTGTACCTGACCGACGCGGGCGAGCCCCATGCCGTGGGCGACCTGTTCAAGAATCCCGAATTGGGCGCCACGTACCGCAAAATCGCCGAGGGTGGCACGCGCGTTTTCTACGAAGGGGAGGTGGGGCAGAAGATCGTGGACGCGGTGCGGCAGCCGCCCGAGGCCAACCCGCCGCTGCGCGCCGGCGTCATGACCATGGAGGACCTCGCGAATTACGATGCGCGCGTCCGACTTCCCGTGGAGAGCACGTACCGCGGGCACACGGTCATTGGCATGCCCGCACCGAGCAGCGGCGGCATGACCCTCGCGGAGACACTGAATATCCTGACGCCGTTCAGCGCGAACGGCGATCGCGAGCTGCACCTGCATCGGTACATCGAGGCATCGCGCCTCGCCTTCGCCGATCGCAATGCCTACGACGGCGATCCCGAGTACGTGGACGTGCCGATGCAAGGCATGCTCTCGATGGGCTTTGCCGATAGTCGTCGCGCGGTCATCACCGACAAGGCAGGTACCGGCAGCGCCAAGGCGGGAAATCCCTACGCCTTCCAGAGCGATCCCAGCCCCAGCGGCCCGCCGGCGCAGACGCCCGCGCTCGATACCTCGCCGGGCGGCGCCACGCGCGAGACGACGCACATCACGGTGACCGATTCCGAGGGCAACATCGTCTCGTACACGTTCACCATCGAATTCGAGGGCGGCAGCAGCATCGTCGTGCCGGGCCTCGGCTTCCTCCTGAACAACGAGCTCACCGACTTCGACATCCCGACGGATCCCAACGCCAAGGCTGCGAACATCCTCGAACCGGGCAAGCGCCCCCGCAGCAGCATGACCCCCACCTTGATCTTCAAGGACGGCAAGCCGCGCATCGCGGTGGGCAGCCCGGGCGGCAGCACGATCATCACCACGGTGGGGCAGACATTGATCAACTATTTCGATTTCAACATGCCCCTTGCGCAAGCTCTCGCGGAGCCGCGCGTCTCCGAGCGCAACATCGTGGTGACGCCGGGCACGGACACCAAGAGCACCGCCGAGCCTGCCTTCATCAACTCGGACATCGGTGCAGCGCTCAAAGCGCGCGGTCACCAATTCGTCGAAACGGCGGAGATCGGCGCGGCCACCGGCATCCAATTCAACGACGACGGCACGGTCACCGCGGTGGCCGAACCCGTCCGCCGGGGTGGTGGCAGCGCGATGGTAGTCTCACCCTGA
- a CDS encoding M15 family metallopeptidase: MRTLLCLGFAVGCAIAGGCSSSSSPPPPPADESKAPVLRGSYKATSAGPISEIAFVDATHYLSWKSQCELAEEVAQIGPDACLESGTFTINAARDVLTLTSASGKTTQLPFQSRDGVLQTKGGLFDPDGGGLVQAKGPVLGGFALDGQTFLNSSTESLLAPALTVEQAVDQGCSTVTVLGLSRQIVNEVNCLVPNALTPVDSTSNQTRGEAVFAYLQPPAAKALGDALAANPTMTMRINSMLRGLPQQYLLRQWHLAGRCSITAAATPGASNHEQGLAIDIGDNTAWKDALEGVNFQWFGPGDRMHFTYIGADAVELRGKDVLAFQRLWNRNHPDDPTGEDGDYGPDTEKKLKASPANGFEKGSSCN; this comes from the coding sequence TTGAGAACGCTTCTTTGCCTCGGATTCGCCGTGGGCTGCGCCATCGCGGGGGGCTGCTCCTCGTCGTCCTCGCCGCCGCCGCCGCCCGCGGACGAGTCCAAGGCCCCGGTGCTTCGTGGCTCCTACAAGGCCACGAGCGCGGGGCCCATCTCCGAGATCGCCTTCGTCGATGCGACGCACTACCTGTCCTGGAAGAGCCAGTGCGAGCTCGCCGAAGAAGTCGCGCAGATTGGACCCGACGCCTGCCTCGAGAGCGGCACATTCACCATCAATGCCGCGCGCGACGTGCTCACCCTCACCAGCGCATCGGGCAAGACCACGCAGCTTCCCTTCCAATCGCGCGACGGCGTCCTCCAGACGAAGGGCGGCCTTTTCGACCCCGACGGGGGCGGCCTCGTTCAGGCCAAGGGTCCGGTGCTCGGTGGCTTCGCCTTGGACGGCCAGACCTTCCTCAACAGCAGCACCGAAAGCTTGCTCGCGCCGGCCCTCACCGTCGAGCAAGCCGTCGACCAGGGCTGTTCCACCGTCACCGTGCTCGGATTGAGCCGCCAAATCGTCAACGAGGTGAATTGCCTCGTGCCCAACGCCCTGACCCCCGTCGATTCGACCTCGAACCAGACGCGCGGCGAGGCCGTCTTCGCCTACCTGCAGCCGCCCGCCGCCAAGGCCCTGGGCGATGCCCTCGCGGCCAATCCGACGATGACGATGCGCATCAATTCGATGCTTCGCGGCCTTCCGCAGCAGTACCTCCTTCGCCAGTGGCATTTGGCGGGGCGTTGCAGCATCACCGCCGCGGCCACACCCGGAGCCTCGAACCACGAGCAGGGCCTGGCCATCGACATTGGCGACAACACCGCGTGGAAGGACGCCCTGGAGGGGGTGAACTTCCAATGGTTCGGTCCCGGCGACCGCATGCACTTTACATACATCGGGGCCGACGCCGTCGAACTGCGCGGCAAGGACGTTCTTGCCTTCCAGAGGCTCTGGAACCGCAATCACCCGGACGATCCGACCGGGGAAGATGGCGATTACGGTCCCGATACGGAGAAGAAACTCAAGGCATCGCCCGCGAACGGCTTCGAGAAGGGATCGTCCTGCAACTGA
- a CDS encoding DUF4347 domain-containing protein, whose translation MGLRLLVFDGTPKKGERLLRAAWSTGAPLYRALGRVDAHHGATSWADALAWLTQFRRGEPISEIQYWGHGKWGTVFIANDVFTARALEAGHTHFEALAALRARMLPGGQSLMWFRTCETFGARAGHAFASRLANFLGARVAGHTHVIGALQSGLHGLHPGETPRWSDAEGLAAGSPDAPVSAKGSSPDAPHTIHFMNNVVPEAWFSS comes from the coding sequence ATGGGTCTTCGGCTCCTCGTCTTCGATGGAACACCCAAGAAGGGTGAACGCCTTCTGCGTGCGGCATGGTCCACCGGTGCGCCTTTGTACCGCGCGCTGGGGCGCGTCGATGCGCATCACGGGGCGACGAGTTGGGCCGATGCGCTTGCGTGGCTCACGCAGTTCCGGCGAGGTGAGCCCATTTCCGAGATTCAATATTGGGGACATGGGAAGTGGGGCACCGTGTTCATCGCCAACGATGTCTTCACGGCACGGGCCCTCGAGGCGGGGCACACGCACTTCGAGGCCCTCGCCGCGCTGCGCGCGCGCATGCTGCCAGGCGGGCAATCGCTGATGTGGTTTCGCACGTGCGAGACGTTCGGGGCGCGTGCGGGGCATGCGTTCGCATCGCGGCTGGCGAATTTTCTCGGCGCCCGCGTGGCCGGGCACACGCACGTCATCGGCGCGCTGCAGAGCGGACTTCACGGGCTGCACCCGGGCGAGACTCCACGATGGTCCGATGCCGAAGGGCTCGCGGCCGGCAGCCCCGATGCACCGGTGTCGGCCAAGGGCTCGTCACCCGACGCGCCGCACACGATTCACTTCATGAACAACGTCGTGCCCGAGGCGTGGTTCTCGAGCTAG
- a CDS encoding AAA family ATPase — MSEQFEAGLKQAAAAVNMLKDAIGRVVVGQSDVVNQVMWGLAAGGHVLLEGAPGLGKTLLVRTLSQCLDLRFSRIQFTPDLMPSDVIGTNVLVMDPSQRATGAMFSVQKGPIFGQIVLADEINRATPKTQSALLEAMAEHAVTIAGTRHALEEPFFVLATENPIEMEGTYPLPEAQLDRFLLKVIVPNPSENELVEVLARTTGHEQGAPPRVLGRDGVLRLRSMCRDVVVAEPVARYAARLVRASDPTSPDAPDLVKRSLRYGAGVRGAQSLVLAAKAVALCEGRANVSFADVAGVAKPALRHRIIRSFEGEADGVSTDTVIDALLASVEARPASVDAERTRQA; from the coding sequence ATGTCGGAACAGTTCGAGGCGGGACTCAAGCAGGCAGCGGCTGCGGTCAACATGCTCAAAGACGCGATCGGACGCGTCGTCGTCGGTCAAAGCGACGTGGTGAACCAGGTCATGTGGGGCCTGGCCGCCGGCGGCCACGTGCTGCTCGAGGGCGCGCCGGGACTCGGCAAAACGCTGCTCGTGCGAACCCTGTCGCAGTGCCTGGATCTCCGCTTCTCGCGCATTCAGTTCACCCCCGACCTGATGCCGAGCGACGTCATCGGCACCAACGTGCTCGTCATGGATCCCTCCCAGCGCGCGACGGGTGCGATGTTCTCCGTGCAAAAAGGCCCGATTTTCGGCCAGATCGTGCTCGCCGACGAGATCAACCGGGCCACGCCCAAGACGCAATCGGCCTTGCTCGAGGCCATGGCGGAGCATGCGGTCACCATCGCGGGAACGCGCCATGCGCTCGAGGAGCCGTTCTTCGTGCTGGCCACGGAGAACCCCATCGAGATGGAGGGCACCTACCCGCTGCCCGAGGCGCAGCTCGATCGCTTCTTGTTGAAAGTCATCGTGCCCAACCCGAGCGAGAACGAATTGGTCGAGGTGCTGGCCCGCACCACCGGCCACGAGCAAGGTGCACCGCCGCGCGTGCTTGGACGCGACGGTGTGTTGCGGCTCCGGTCGATGTGCCGCGACGTGGTGGTCGCCGAGCCGGTGGCTCGCTACGCGGCACGCCTCGTGCGGGCGAGCGATCCCACATCGCCCGACGCACCCGATTTGGTGAAGCGAAGCCTCCGCTATGGCGCCGGCGTGCGGGGTGCGCAATCCTTGGTGCTCGCGGCCAAGGCGGTGGCGCTTTGCGAAGGGCGCGCGAACGTCTCGTTCGCCGACGTCGCAGGCGTAGCCAAGCCTGCCCTGCGCCACCGCATCATCCGCTCCTTCGAGGGCGAGGCCGACGGCGTGTCGACGGACACCGTGATCGACGCGCTGCTCGCGTCGGTGGAGGCACGCCCCGCGAGCGTCGATGCCGAGCGCACGAGGCAGGCATGA
- a CDS encoding ABC transporter ATP-binding protein, whose amino-acid sequence MTAAPAIRVRHLWHRFGRFDVLRDVSFDVAHGEIFGFIGPNGAGKTTTIRVMSTLLEPLAGRVEIDGYDVTIDPDAVRKIIGYMPDHAGVYERVTVREYLEFFADAYRVPTAGTSYAVVDAVMELTDLTKLRDKLVATMSKGMKQRLQLARTLLHDPKVLILDEPASDLDPRARIEIRDLLVELRNLGKTIFLSSHILTELADVCTSVAILERGRLVVSGPISEIARRLEPQAPQHAPAQPEAPAPPPPVLTRTVKLRVLAPGEAVAAALTGMPGIHRVAPGPAHTVLVTYAGDETMVAYIVRALVMANIGVSGVEPERNELERIFLEVTKGEVQ is encoded by the coding sequence GTGACGGCAGCTCCGGCGATCCGGGTGCGGCATCTGTGGCATCGGTTCGGGCGGTTCGACGTGCTGCGCGATGTGAGCTTCGACGTGGCGCATGGCGAGATTTTCGGCTTCATCGGGCCGAACGGTGCGGGCAAGACCACCACGATCCGCGTGATGTCGACGTTGCTCGAGCCGCTCGCAGGGCGTGTGGAGATCGACGGGTACGATGTGACCATCGATCCGGACGCGGTGCGGAAGATCATCGGCTACATGCCGGACCACGCGGGGGTGTACGAGCGCGTGACGGTGCGCGAATACCTGGAGTTCTTCGCCGATGCGTACCGCGTGCCGACGGCGGGGACGAGCTACGCCGTGGTCGATGCCGTGATGGAGCTGACCGATTTGACGAAGCTGCGCGACAAGCTGGTCGCGACCATGTCGAAGGGCATGAAGCAGCGCCTGCAGCTGGCGCGGACGCTGCTCCACGATCCCAAGGTGCTCATTTTGGACGAGCCGGCGAGCGATCTCGATCCGCGTGCGCGCATCGAGATTCGCGACCTGCTCGTGGAGCTGCGCAACCTCGGGAAGACGATTTTCCTGTCGAGTCACATTTTGACGGAGCTCGCCGACGTGTGCACCTCGGTGGCCATTTTGGAACGGGGCCGCCTCGTCGTCTCGGGCCCCATCTCCGAAATCGCGCGCCGCCTCGAACCGCAGGCGCCGCAGCATGCCCCTGCACAGCCCGAGGCGCCAGCACCGCCGCCTCCCGTCTTGACCCGCACCGTGAAACTTCGCGTTCTGGCGCCCGGTGAGGCCGTCGCCGCGGCCCTCACGGGCATGCCCGGCATCCACCGCGTGGCCCCCGGTCCAGCGCATACCGTGCTGGTGACCTATGCCGGGGACGAAACCATGGTCGCGTACATCGTCCGCGCCTTGGTCATGGCCAACATCGGCGTCAGCGGCGTCGAGCCGGAGAGAAACGAGCTCGAACGCATCTTCCTCGAAGTCACCAAAGGTGAAGTCCAATGA
- a CDS encoding ABC transporter permease produces the protein MKLLERWLAEPNAIWMREMRQSARLGRTPWILFALTLSISLLMCSIGGIAAARNTSPANLGSWLFQVFFSLAYLVVVVVGPAVAANSIASEREGRTWEAVLLTGLTPADIARGKFLAAYTTIALYIVVLAPVGALSFLFGGVTATEVIIAFFFLFLLAALGVAFGLAISSLMSSLRGAIVVTLILAICIGPLAYSMFGFGSSFAVHQIWNDVPEAHPIWLPLAYSRAPFGLNYIALLLGVPLLLVLVPAWFLYETTIANLTGEAEDRSSGVKRWFLVCTPLLAIAAAIPSAAATSVDRAAMWAIWGLALFSLHAGFCVLRFGAEPPGPSRRVRIHWERSDAGIVRRFLGPGLVKTQVLATLLGLLGMALIAGVDIAFIARHSSGMAAREAIEQVLLFTAYEMFFYVFVVGLISWLRARNPSPWTARLVACSILFLIAVGPWVAALIGGVADSRGHDWLIAGAPSPFYVIVMLRDVHHPTTEGIPSAIAGLSCAAIWGVLGLVLLVLASRRCRRTVATHDAALAQADAALAAEDVAAAEPS, from the coding sequence ATGAAGCTCCTCGAGCGCTGGCTCGCCGAGCCCAATGCCATCTGGATGCGGGAGATGCGCCAATCGGCGCGTCTCGGGCGCACGCCGTGGATCCTGTTCGCGCTCACCTTGAGCATCTCGCTGCTCATGTGCTCCATCGGTGGCATCGCCGCCGCGCGCAACACGAGCCCCGCCAACCTGGGGAGCTGGCTCTTTCAGGTCTTCTTCTCGCTCGCGTACCTCGTCGTGGTCGTCGTGGGGCCGGCTGTCGCGGCCAACAGCATCGCCTCCGAGCGCGAAGGGCGCACGTGGGAGGCCGTCCTGCTCACGGGCCTCACGCCCGCCGACATCGCGCGCGGAAAATTCCTCGCGGCGTACACCACCATTGCGCTCTACATCGTGGTGCTCGCGCCGGTGGGGGCGCTCTCGTTCCTCTTTGGCGGCGTCACCGCCACGGAGGTCATCATTGCCTTCTTCTTCCTCTTCTTGCTCGCGGCGCTGGGCGTCGCGTTCGGGCTGGCCATCAGCTCGCTCATGTCGAGCCTGCGCGGCGCCATCGTCGTCACCTTGATCCTGGCCATTTGCATCGGTCCCCTCGCCTATTCGATGTTCGGCTTCGGGAGCTCCTTCGCCGTGCATCAAATCTGGAACGACGTGCCCGAGGCCCACCCCATTTGGCTCCCCCTCGCCTATTCGCGTGCGCCGTTCGGGCTGAACTACATCGCGCTGCTTCTCGGGGTGCCGCTCCTGTTGGTGCTCGTGCCCGCGTGGTTCCTGTACGAGACGACCATCGCCAACCTGACCGGCGAGGCCGAGGATCGCTCGAGCGGCGTAAAGCGTTGGTTTCTCGTGTGCACGCCGCTCCTGGCCATCGCGGCGGCCATTCCCAGCGCGGCGGCCACCAGCGTGGACCGGGCCGCCATGTGGGCCATTTGGGGGCTCGCACTGTTTTCGCTGCATGCGGGCTTCTGCGTTTTGCGCTTCGGCGCCGAGCCGCCCGGCCCCTCGCGACGCGTGCGCATCCATTGGGAGCGCAGCGACGCGGGCATCGTTCGGCGCTTTCTCGGCCCGGGGCTGGTGAAGACGCAGGTGCTGGCCACCTTGCTCGGGCTCTTGGGGATGGCGCTCATCGCGGGCGTGGACATCGCGTTCATCGCCCGTCACAGTTCGGGCATGGCCGCGCGCGAGGCCATCGAGCAGGTTCTTCTCTTCACCGCCTACGAGATGTTCTTCTACGTCTTCGTCGTCGGGCTCATCTCCTGGCTGCGCGCGCGCAACCCGAGCCCGTGGACCGCGCGCCTCGTGGCCTGCAGCATCCTCTTTCTCATCGCCGTGGGGCCCTGGGTGGCTGCGCTCATCGGCGGCGTGGCCGACTCGCGCGGGCACGATTGGCTGATCGCGGGCGCGCCGAGTCCGTTCTACGTCATCGTCATGCTTCGCGACGTTCATCATCCGACGACCGAGGGCATTCCCTCGGCCATCGCCGGTCTTTCCTGCGCTGCGATTTGGGGCGTATTGGGCCTAGTTTTGCTCGTGCTGGCCTCGCGACGGTGCCGCCGCACGGTGGCCACCCACGATGCGGCCCTGGCCCAAGCGGATGCAGCGCTTGCGGCAGAAGACGTGGCAGCGGCGGAGCCCTCGTGA
- a CDS encoding DUF58 domain-containing protein, translating to MSLLDPAFARELEALRRKLRVRARSGAGGDHLGRRRGGSAEFLEHRPYAPGDDLRRIDWLAFARTGEPVFKLFRAEEDIVVRLVLDASASLDYGTPTKLLTAKRLAASIGYMALAQSERTQVVAANAGDFRMTEPTRGRASLPALLRALDGVDARGGTDLAHTIDTVVQRSARPGLLVVLSDFLDPGPFDLAISRAASAGHDVALVQVLAQDELEPNFEGDLAFEDAETAELVEVTVDARAVEAYLARLNGLLATVRALAKRCRGIYVRTSNVEPAISAVRRFVARGVD from the coding sequence GTGAGCTTGCTCGATCCGGCGTTCGCGCGCGAACTGGAGGCGCTCCGCCGAAAATTGCGCGTCCGCGCGCGCTCGGGCGCGGGCGGCGATCACCTGGGACGGCGCCGGGGTGGCAGCGCGGAGTTCCTCGAGCACCGGCCCTATGCGCCGGGCGACGATCTGCGGCGCATCGACTGGCTGGCCTTCGCGCGCACGGGCGAGCCCGTGTTCAAGTTGTTTCGTGCGGAGGAGGACATCGTCGTGCGGCTCGTCCTCGATGCGAGCGCCTCACTCGACTACGGCACACCGACGAAACTCCTCACGGCGAAGCGCCTGGCCGCGAGCATCGGCTACATGGCGCTCGCCCAATCGGAGCGCACGCAGGTCGTGGCGGCGAACGCCGGTGATTTTCGCATGACCGAGCCCACACGCGGCCGGGCGAGCCTCCCTGCCCTTCTCCGCGCGCTCGACGGGGTCGACGCCCGCGGTGGGACCGATCTGGCGCACACCATCGACACGGTGGTGCAGCGTTCGGCTCGACCGGGCTTGCTGGTCGTGCTCAGCGATTTCCTGGATCCAGGCCCGTTCGATCTGGCCATCTCGCGCGCGGCATCCGCCGGGCACGATGTGGCGTTGGTGCAGGTGCTGGCCCAAGACGAACTCGAGCCCAACTTCGAGGGCGATCTCGCCTTCGAAGACGCCGAAACCGCGGAGCTGGTGGAGGTCACCGTCGATGCGCGCGCCGTGGAGGCGTACCTCGCGCGCCTGAACGGGTTGCTCGCCACGGTGCGTGCCCTGGCCAAGCGTTGCCGCGGCATCTATGTGCGCACGAGCAACGTGGAACCGGCCATCTCGGCGGTGCGTCGCTTCGTCGCGCGCGGGGTCGATTGA